In Gloeomargarita sp. SKYB120, the sequence GGTTTAGAAAAACTCTACGTGCTGGGAACGCCCTGTGTGGATAACGTCACGCGGGCCGGTTTGCAAAAGTTTTTGGAAACGACGAGCCGGTCGCCCCACACGGTGGTTCACTATGAATTCATGCAGGACTATTACGTGCATTTCAAACACGCAGACGGTTCGGTGGAAAAGGTGCCGTTTTTTGGGTTGAATACGAAGGCGTTAAAGGAAGTTTTTGCGCCGTCGTGCTTGAGCTGTTTTGATTACGTCAATGGCTTGGCCGACTTGGTCGTGGGGTATATGGGCGCACCGTTTGGCTGGCAATGGTTGGTGGTGCGCAACGAGCGGGGTCAGGAAATGTTGGATTTGGTTAAGGAGGAATTAGAACTTCAGCCGGTGACCAGCCAGGGACAGCGGCATCTAGCGGTGCAACAGAGTATCCCGGCCTACGACCAGGGGGTGACCTTGCCCATGTGGGCGGCGCGGTTGATGGGGGTTTTGATCGAAAAATTTGGCCCCAAAGGACTGGAGTACGCTCGTTTTTCCATTGACTCCCACTTTACTCGCAATTACCTCTACGTCCGCCGCCATTACCCCCACAAATTGGCTAGTCATGTGCCGGACTTTGCCAAGAAAATCGTGAGCCAGTACCGCCTGCCGCCAGATTAATCCCAACAGGCCATGAGAGTTTTGCACCTGAGTACCTACGACACGTTTGGAGGTGCGGCGCGGGCCGCCTACCGACTGCACCAGGGGTTGCAACAAGCAGGGGTTGATTCCCGGCAATTGGTGCTCAGGAAACACAGTCAAGACCCAACAGTTCATGTCTATGCTGAATCCCGCTGGCTGCGACGTTTACGAACAATTGCTGACCAATGGCCATTGAGTTTTTATCCTAACCACTCCCGCGCATTTTCTGTACATTGGGTGCCCAATTCAGTTACTCGAAAAATTAAATATTTTGACTTTGACATTCTACATATTCACTGGATTAACCGGTTTCTGATCCCAGAAATACTTCCTAAACTAACTCACAAACCTATTATTTGGACGCTACACGATATGTGGGCAATTACAGGAGGATGTCACTACACGCAAGGATGCAATTTTTTTACTACCCAATGTGGCTGTTGTCCCCAGTTAAACAGCACCCAGAAAAATGATTTATCCTACTGGCTATGGCAACGAAAAAAGCGGGCATGGCGTCATTTTCAACCAGTGATTGTTACGCCAAGTACGTGGCTGGCTGATGCAGTGAAACGGAGTCCCCTCCTGGGACATTGCGAAATAAAAATTATCCCCAATGGTATAGATACTGAGCGCTATCGAGTCATTCCCCAATCGGTTGCTCGGCAGGTCCTGCAATTGCCTCAGGACAAAAAAATTGTCTTAACTGGTGGCGTTAGTTTACTGAAAGAATCGCATAAAGGTTGGGATTTATTCTGCAAAGCAGCGCAAATCCTTAAGACTCAGATGGGTATCCTATGGGTAATTTTTGGGCAACAAGAAGCGCCAGGGTTAGAAGAATTGCCTGTTCGTTGCCTTGGCACCTTAACCGATGATATTGCTCTAGCGCTGGCCTACAGTGCTGCGGATGTCATGGTAGTACCGTCGCGGCAGGAAGCCTTTGGTCAAGTGGCAACAGAAGCAATGGCTTGTGGGACGCCAGTGGTGGGGTTTGCCGGAACAGGGGTGCAGGACATTGTGGACCACCAGGTGAACGGTTATCTGGCCCCGCCGTTCGACCCACAGCATCTTGCCCAAGGCATTGCGTGGGTGTTGCAGCAGGGAACCGCATTGCGGGAATCGGCCAGGCAAAAGGTGGAGCGCTGGTTCAGTCTCCCTGTGGTTGTCCAGCAGTACCTGAACTTGTACCGTTCCCTCAGCTCGGTTTCTTCTTAGGCCGATTCCGTTCAAAGGGGAGTTTTTCCGCCTGAGCTGCCAGCATTCTCTTCTGCTCGTCCACAATTTTTTGCAGGTGTTCCGGCAATGGTTCCCGCGACAGGATAAAGGTCTGCACCGTTTGAAACAGGTTGGCAATCACCATGTACATCAAGACGCCGGCGGGTAGGGGGAAAAAGAGAAACATCACCGCCAAAATCAGGGGCAGGGATTTATTCACTTGATCCTGCTGGGGATTTTTGATGACATCCCCCTGGCTGGTGATCATTTGGCTGATGTAAGTACTCGTGGCAAAAATGGCCACAAGAATCAGCGTATCCCAATGAATCGTGCCGTTGCTATCGACGGCCCCCACTTGCCCCAGCGCCGAGATGAATAAAAAGCCTTCATTCGCCGCTAGACCTGGCACCACGCCCACCAGGGAAACCTTCCCTGGCTTGAGGGCTTTGAGCTGCGTTTGGCCATTTTCGGTGCTGAGTTCCACCAGTTCAGCGCCGTTTTTGACCGTCCAACGGGGAGTGAGATCGGGGTTATTCACCTCTTGGATAATGCTTGCCAAACTACGGCCATCTGGGGTGCGGAAATCGAGAACAGTCTCGTCGCCCACCTGGAGCTTATTCCCCGCCGTGCTGACAACGCCAATGGAATAGTGCAAGCCAGGTTTGACGTAGATGCTGTGGGATTGGAAGTTGAGGGGTTGAGACTGCACAATTTGGTCGCGCGGGACGATTTCCAATTCCACCGGGTAGGACACATCGGCAAAGGGCGACCCCCGCAGCGTCGCAAACAAGGCAAACAGGATCGGCAATTGCAAAATCAAGGGCAGGCAACCAGCCAGGGGATTGCCAAATTCCTGATAGACTTTGGCCATTTCTTCCTGTTGTTTCGCCGGGTCATTTTTATAGCGCTCCTGGATTTCCCGGACCCGTTTTTGCATCACTGGCTGGGCCACTTTCATCCGCCGCATATTGCGGATCTGCCCGGCACTGATCGGCGCTAAGGCCATCCGTACCACTAGCGTCAGCGCCACAATCGCCAGCCCGTAGCTCGGCACCATCCCGTAAAAAAAGTCCAGGATGGGGAGCATGAGGTTGTTGGAAAGAAAGTTGGTGCCGAACAGGTCCATAGGTGACATCCTCAGGGCGTACTCCCTCTGATATTAACCTTTGTTGCCGCCAGTTGGTGGCTACACTGGAACTATGGCATGGGACGCACCACGGGTGGCGCAGGCGTTGGCGGTGGAACGACAAGCGGGCTATCCCAATCTCCAAGGCCGCCAGTACCAGTTTTACGAATTTCTGCTGGAGCAGATGCGCGGGGTGCCTTTGGATTGGTTGCCCGCTCCCTACATCAACCAGTGGCAGGTGCTGCTGGCGGAACTGCGGCATTACCCCCAATTAACCTGCGACCAGCGGGAGGCCCTGGTCCAGCGCATTGCCGACCTGTTGCCCCACGTCCGTATTCCGGGTACGTCGCGGGTGCAGGAAAAACCGGCGCCGTCGGTGACGGAGGACACCCCTATTCGGGAGTTGAGCCTTTTGAAACCCCAACAAAAAAAATACCTTCACCAACTGGGGTTGCAAACCCTAGGGGATGTCCTGCGTTATTACCCGCGCAGTTATGTGGATTACTCCCAGCGCTTGCTCATCAAAGATTTACAGCCGGGCACAACGGTCACGATCATTGCCACCATTCGCAGTTTTCGCTGTTTCACCAGCCCC encodes:
- a CDS encoding Coenzyme F420 hydrogenase/dehydrogenase, beta subunit C-terminal domain; protein product: MAPHHKARPLRPGSPRPAKQLCSECGLCDTSYIHYVKSACAFLHQQFEALETQTHGRKRDLENEDECYFGVHQQMVNARKKQPLPGAQWTGIVTTIGMRMLQNKWVDGVVCVQNTPADRFQPKPVLARTPEAVFAARVNKPTLSPNLNLLDEIERSGIRRLLVIGVGCQVQALRAVEKQLGLEKLYVLGTPCVDNVTRAGLQKFLETTSRSPHTVVHYEFMQDYYVHFKHADGSVEKVPFFGLNTKALKEVFAPSCLSCFDYVNGLADLVVGYMGAPFGWQWLVVRNERGQEMLDLVKEELELQPVTSQGQRHLAVQQSIPAYDQGVTLPMWAARLMGVLIEKFGPKGLEYARFSIDSHFTRNYLYVRRHYPHKLASHVPDFAKKIVSQYRLPPD
- a CDS encoding glycosyltransferase, with the protein product MWAITGGCHYTQGCNFFTTQCGCCPQLNSTQKNDLSYWLWQRKKRAWRHFQPVIVTPSTWLADAVKRSPLLGHCEIKIIPNGIDTERYRVIPQSVARQVLQLPQDKKIVLTGGVSLLKESHKGWDLFCKAAQILKTQMGILWVIFGQQEAPGLEELPVRCLGTLTDDIALALAYSAADVMVVPSRQEAFGQVATEAMACGTPVVGFAGTGVQDIVDHQVNGYLAPPFDPQHLAQGIAWVLQQGTALRESARQKVERWFSLPVVVQQYLNLYRSLSSVSS
- the yidC gene encoding membrane protein insertase YidC, whose amino-acid sequence is MDLFGTNFLSNNLMLPILDFFYGMVPSYGLAIVALTLVVRMALAPISAGQIRNMRRMKVAQPVMQKRVREIQERYKNDPAKQQEEMAKVYQEFGNPLAGCLPLILQLPILFALFATLRGSPFADVSYPVELEIVPRDQIVQSQPLNFQSHSIYVKPGLHYSIGVVSTAGNKLQVGDETVLDFRTPDGRSLASIIQEVNNPDLTPRWTVKNGAELVELSTENGQTQLKALKPGKVSLVGVVPGLAANEGFLFISALGQVGAVDSNGTIHWDTLILVAIFATSTYISQMITSQGDVIKNPQQDQVNKSLPLILAVMFLFFPLPAGVLMYMVIANLFQTVQTFILSREPLPEHLQKIVDEQKRMLAAQAEKLPFERNRPKKKPS